One Candidatus Atelocyanobacterium thalassa isolate ALOHA genomic window, TTTTACAGGTTTTGTACTCTGAATATGCAGTAAAAAGATTCAGAAAAATTAAAGAAAGTTTTCATGGCTGCAAAACAATCATCGCAGCTGGACGAGTTGATTATGTTAAAGGAAATACTCAAAAGCTAGAAGCTTTTGATCGTTTATTAAAACGTCGTCCTGAATTACATGGAAAAATTAAATTTGTACTTACCTGTGTACGAGCAGCTACTGAAATTAGGATATATAAAGAAGCACAAAATCAAATCGAGCAATTGGTAGGTGCAATTAATGGTAATTACTCTAGCTCAAGTTGGACACCAGTTACATTATTTACTGAACCTGTTTCTCTATTAGATTTATTTTGTTATTACAAAGCTGCTGATATCTGCTGGACAACACCTCTAAGAGATGGACTAAATCTTGTTGCGAAAGAATATATTATCGCCCATGAAGGGGTTAACGGTGTACTGATATTATCAGAATTTGTCGGAGCAGCTATTGAATTACCTCAAGCGATTTTAGTAAATCCTTATTCATCTGAATTAATGGATCAAGCTATTGACGAGGCTTTAGGCATGCCTGAAGAAGAACAAAGAGAAAAAATGGCTAAAATGTATGAAATTGTTAGTACCTATGATGTTCAATATTGGGCAAATCGTTTTTTACATCACTTTAGCAATAATCTTAAAGCGTGAATACATATTGGCGTATTGACTATACTGCTTGACGTATTTAATTGAATATTTATATTATCTCTGCCATGTAATAGAAACTAAGCGTCTATAGGATATGAATATAATTTGAATTTTACATGATAGAGGAATATATACTAGATTTAGTGTTTGTCTAGTTTATTATGTCTATTTCAAAATCTATTATTCGTAAGTCTCTTAGTACAAATCTTCGAGAACAACCAATTAAAGAAAAATCAAATAAAGATATTGTGTGTTTACACTGCAAAAGAACTACTAGTAATAATGTTAAATGTAAAGGTATTTGTGTTTCAGATAGTGATTATTAAGTAAAGTTTATCTTTTAAGTAAATTTTATTTTAAAATAGGCTAGCTACAGGTGATTACATGAATTTACTAAAAATATAAATTAATATAAAAAATATTTTTGTACAAAATTACAACCCAGGTATGTACTTTTTTTCATATTATATAATAATTAAGAAAATGATTAGTTTTATAGTAGTGCTTAAAACATATAAATTAATAATAAAAGTGTCTTTACAAAACTTTTATCGTATCTATTCGTTTTAAAAAAAACTTTGATTATCTTAATTTTTATTCTTAAATTCTGCCTTCTATTTAGTATTTTTATTGAAACAAATCTTTTAAAGTAATTGCTTTGTCTTTTAAAATTTCACGATATCTATAGAACATTCTAGTATTTTGAAAAGTCTTAAATATATAAATTAATATTTATGAGTATAAACTTTATATGTTTTATTTGCTTTTTGTCCTAATTATCTAATTTAATGTAAATTTGTTACAAAAATAATTAATTTTTACAAACTTTTTGCCATATTTTTATTATTTATAAACTATATAAACTCTTATGAAATTTGATCCTTTTTCTTCTAATGATATTCGTAATGCTATTAGCAATTCTGATGTTTTCAATTTTAAGTTACCTAATCCAGAAGATATTGGAATTGAAGAAATAGATTTTCAAAAACAATTGAACATGGTGTGGGAAGTTTGTGATCATTTTGATTTACAAACAGATATTTGGCGAGGCAGAATTTTAAGAGCAGCTCGTGATCGCGAAAAAAAACAAGGTGACAATGTAAAAATAGGATTTATACATTGGTTGAAAGAACGCGAGATTTCAAAAAATCAAGCTTATAGATTAATTCAGTTGGCAGAAAGTGCTGATAAACTTCTTGAGGAAGGAGATCTATCTATTGATTCCATTAATAATTTTAGTAAGCGTGCTTTTATAGAAACAGCGAAGTCAAAAACAGAAGTACAAAAAATAATTAGTGAAGCGGCAAACAATGGTGACCATATTACTTGCAGAGAAGTTAAACAACTATCAGATGAATGGAATGCTATGAGTTCTGATTTGTTGCCCAATACAATTAAAGAAAAAATTGAGCAGGGAGTATTAATGTCTCATCATGTAGCGCCGCTAGTTCAAGCGATGGAAAATTTACCTGATTTTCACTTAAAGACTATTCAAAAAGAAATTTTTAAAAACTCTGAAATAGATAATATTAAACTATTAACTGCAGATTCAAAGACCTTGATTCAGTATTTAAATGTTACTGAACAACTGCAAACTTTAAAAAATGCAGAAGTTGTTCTCAATATGGAGATGGTATTAGAAGAATCAATAAGATTAGAATGTCTGAATACTACATTGGATTTGGTTAAGCAAGCTTCTCATCTGGAGCAAATAGCAGTAAAGTTTTACATGGCTTGGAAACGTTTAGGCAATATTTCAGAAAAATTATACATAAATTCCGGAGAAAGTAGCCCTAATCTAAGAGCTATGCTGACATCTCTAGAATCATTAAGTGGAGAAATTGTAGAAGTACCACTCAACGAATTAAAAGATAAGGTTATTAAATTAGGTGTTCTTAATGAATAAGTAATATTAAAATTATCTGACAATTCTAATATTAAGAACTACTAAATGTACTTAACCATAGAATATATTTGTAATTACAAATATATTCTATGGTTAAAACTAAATAAGTTAAAGCATCTTTGACTTAAGAAAAAGACACTTTAACTTATTTTTTTATGCCAGGAGGCGGGCTTGAACCGCCGACACGAGGATTTTCAGTCCACTGCTCTACCAACTGAGCTATCCCGGCATAAGATTTATTTGTGTGGCATTGATAATAATAGCAAATTTTTTTCCCTGTTGCAATAATATTTATAATTTTTTATGTATAAAAATATTTTCTAGAGTTTTAAAGATCAAACATAAGCTAGAGATATAAGAAAATAGACCTTACAATATTAAAAAAAGGGAATATGTAGTTATTACTAATAGTTAAGCTTCCATAAATATATTATGATTAAAATCAAGTAAATTTTTATCATGAATATCCAAGAATATTAAATTTGGGCATAAAGCGATGATAATATCACGTAAATAAGACGTAATATTAATATCTCAATAAGGTTTTAAAAGTTTATTTTTTTAATGAATTAGTAATTATGCTTATTGTGATTAATGAATTTATAACTTTTTATGATGGGTTCCTCTAATTAGAAACGTTTCTTATTGTAAATTTAGAAGTAAGACTAAAGTCATTTTATTGGATTAATATTATGAATGGAGACAAAATTGGCACAGAGAATAATGATTGGATAAGACAACTGGTGCTTATGGGTATTGGTACGACTTCAATGGCTGCTGAAAAATTAAAAGAAGCCAGCGAAGAATGGGTGAAAGAAGGTAAAATCAACCCTGATCAGGCTCAAAGTTTTGTTGATGAACTTTTAGGTCAAATAAAAGTTGGACAAAATAATTTTGAAATAAATATGGAAAGAGAGATTAGGAATATCCTAAGAGATTTAGGTGTTCCAAGGCAGGCAGAGATAGATGAATTAAGAGGAAGGATTGATAGATTAGAACATCAAATTAGAGATTTAGAAAATAAATCATGGCGTTAAAAAGAATTAAACTATTAATAATAGCTACATACAACAAAACTATTATTAATAGTTTTGTTGTATGTAAGTCATATATCTATAATTAATTTTTATTTTCAATAAAATTAACCTTAATAATTCAAGGATTTATTAGTTTAATAACTTTTCAAAACAACATATATATTTATAATGTATTTAATATTGTTAATAGGTGGCTGAAAAATATGAACTTAGAAAAAACTATTACCACTACTTCAGGATTGCAATATATTGATATTAGAGAGGGGGAAGGAGTTGAACCTAAGGCTGGACAATTTGTCTCTGTTCACTATGTGGGTACTCTTGAAAATGGTAAAAAATTTGATAGCTCTTACGATCGTAAACAACCTTTCTCTTTTAAAATAGGTGTTGGACAGGTAATTAAAGGTTGGGATGAAGGAGTCTCTTCTATGAAGGTTGGAAGTCAAAGAAAATTAATTATCCCATCTAATTTAGGATATGGATCAAGAGGAGCAGGAAATGTTATTCCTCCTAATTCTGTATTGATTTTTAATATTGAATTATTAAGCATAG contains:
- a CDS encoding phasin family protein, whose translation is MNGDKIGTENNDWIRQLVLMGIGTTSMAAEKLKEASEEWVKEGKINPDQAQSFVDELLGQIKVGQNNFEINMEREIRNILRDLGVPRQAEIDELRGRIDRLEHQIRDLENKSWR